A DNA window from Buttiauxella agrestis contains the following coding sequences:
- the caiD gene encoding crotonobetainyl-CoA hydratase, which yields MNDALEITRNGPVLEIVLNRPKANAIDAATSIKMGEAFLQFRDDASLRVAIITGAGERFFSAGWDLKSAAEGEAPDADFGPGGFAGLTEIFNLDKPVIAAVNGYAFGGGFELALAADMIICSDNASFALPEAKLGIVPDSGGVLRLPKILPPALVNEMVMTGRRMDATEALHWGIVNRVVSPDALMTCARELAAQIVSSAPLAIAALKEIYRATRELPIESGYRLMRSGALKHYPGVLHSEDALEGPQAFAEKREPLWKGR from the coding sequence ATGAACGATGCACTAGAGATTACCCGTAACGGCCCGGTCCTGGAGATAGTCCTCAATCGGCCAAAAGCCAATGCCATTGACGCCGCTACCAGCATCAAAATGGGCGAAGCTTTTCTGCAATTCCGTGACGACGCTTCATTACGTGTCGCGATTATTACCGGAGCCGGTGAGCGATTTTTCTCCGCCGGTTGGGATCTGAAATCCGCCGCCGAAGGTGAAGCACCGGATGCCGATTTTGGTCCCGGCGGTTTTGCCGGGCTGACGGAAATCTTCAACCTGGATAAACCGGTGATTGCCGCCGTCAACGGCTACGCATTTGGTGGCGGGTTCGAGCTGGCGTTGGCAGCAGACATGATTATCTGTTCTGACAACGCCAGCTTTGCGCTGCCTGAAGCGAAGTTAGGCATCGTACCTGATAGCGGCGGCGTGCTGCGTTTACCGAAAATCTTACCGCCTGCCCTCGTCAACGAAATGGTGATGACTGGCAGACGCATGGATGCAACAGAAGCGCTGCACTGGGGGATCGTCAATCGCGTGGTCAGTCCGGATGCGTTAATGACATGCGCCAGGGAACTGGCGGCACAAATTGTCTCCAGCGCGCCGCTTGCCATTGCCGCCCTGAAAGAAATTTATCGCGCCACCCGCGAATTGCCGATTGAGTCCGGTTATCGCCTGATGCGTAGCGGCGCACTTAAGCATTATCCGGGCGTGCTGCATTCCGAAGATGCGCTCGAAGGGCCGCAGGCGTTTGCCGAGAAACGCGAACCGCTTTGGAAAGGTAGATAA
- the caiC gene encoding crotonobetaine/carnitine-CoA ligase — MDLPDGQNLRQMWDDLAELNGNKTALIFESARGVVRQFSYCTLNEEINRTANLFLELGVKKGDKIALHLDNCPEFIFCWFGLAKIGAIMVPINARFLAEESTWLVQNCQARMVVTTDNFSPMYQQILRENSTSLEGILLISDQENLTGATTLDFSQLRQRQSPELSTLVELSVDDTAEILFTSGTTSRPKGVVITHYNLRFAGYYTAWQCALRSDDVYLTVMPAFHIDCQCTAAMAAFSAGATFVLLEKYSARAFWSQILKYQATVTECIPMMIRTLLAQPPAAGENQHHLREVLFYLNLAVEEKEAFITRFGVRLLTSYGMTETIVGIIGDRPGDKRRWPSIGRTGFGYEAQIRNSHNDVVPAGEIGEICIKGVPGKTLFKEYYHQPEATAQAYHDGWLHTGDCGYQDEESFFYFVDRSSNMIKRGGENISCSEIENIISSHPKVQDVAVIGIPDVIRDQAIKAFIVLHEGESFSQHEFFSYCESSMAKFKVPSFVEIRQDLPRNCSGKVIKKQLQSSSEKE; from the coding sequence ATGGATCTTCCAGATGGACAAAACTTGCGGCAAATGTGGGACGATTTGGCCGAGTTAAACGGCAACAAAACCGCACTCATTTTCGAGTCTGCAAGGGGTGTAGTCCGGCAATTTAGCTACTGTACGCTGAATGAGGAAATTAACCGTACCGCTAACCTTTTCCTCGAACTGGGTGTGAAAAAAGGCGACAAGATCGCACTGCATCTGGACAACTGCCCGGAGTTTATTTTTTGCTGGTTTGGGCTGGCGAAAATTGGGGCGATTATGGTGCCGATCAACGCACGTTTTTTAGCCGAGGAAAGCACCTGGTTGGTTCAAAACTGCCAGGCGCGGATGGTGGTCACCACCGACAATTTTTCTCCGATGTACCAGCAAATCCTGCGCGAAAATAGCACCTCGCTTGAAGGTATTCTTCTGATTTCGGACCAGGAAAACCTCACGGGCGCGACGACGCTCGATTTTTCGCAACTCAGACAGCGGCAGTCACCTGAGCTTTCCACTCTCGTGGAGCTGAGTGTGGATGACACGGCCGAAATTCTGTTTACCTCCGGCACCACGTCGCGCCCGAAAGGGGTGGTCATTACCCACTACAATTTGCGCTTCGCAGGTTATTACACCGCCTGGCAGTGCGCTTTGCGCAGCGATGATGTGTATCTCACCGTGATGCCCGCGTTTCATATCGATTGCCAGTGTACGGCAGCCATGGCGGCCTTCAGCGCAGGAGCCACTTTCGTGCTGTTAGAAAAATACAGCGCCCGCGCCTTCTGGAGCCAGATCCTGAAATACCAGGCCACGGTCACCGAATGTATCCCCATGATGATCAGAACCCTACTGGCCCAGCCGCCCGCCGCTGGCGAAAACCAGCATCATCTGCGTGAAGTTTTGTTCTATCTCAATCTAGCCGTCGAAGAAAAAGAAGCCTTTATTACCCGCTTTGGAGTACGGCTACTGACCTCTTACGGTATGACGGAAACCATCGTTGGGATAATTGGCGACCGCCCCGGAGACAAGCGCCGCTGGCCCTCTATCGGCCGCACGGGTTTTGGCTACGAGGCACAAATCCGCAATAGCCATAACGATGTCGTTCCGGCGGGGGAAATTGGCGAAATCTGCATTAAAGGCGTGCCGGGGAAAACGCTGTTTAAAGAGTATTACCATCAGCCAGAAGCCACCGCCCAGGCGTACCACGACGGCTGGTTACATACCGGCGATTGCGGTTATCAGGACGAAGAGAGCTTTTTCTATTTCGTCGATCGCAGTAGCAACATGATCAAACGCGGCGGGGAAAACATCTCCTGTAGCGAAATCGAAAACATTATCTCCTCGCATCCCAAAGTTCAGGACGTGGCGGTGATCGGCATTCCCGATGTCATCCGCGACCAGGCGATTAAGGCCTTTATCGTTCTCCACGAAGGGGAAAGCTTCAGCCAGCACGAATTTTTCAGTTATTGCGAATCGAGCATGGCGAAATTCAAAGTCCCCTCTTTTGTGGAGATCCGTCAGGATTTACCGCGCAACTGCTCGGGAAAAGTGATTAAAAAACAGCTTCAGTCATCCAGTGAAAAGGAATAA
- the caiB gene encoding L-carnitine CoA-transferase, whose translation MATHLPMPEFGPLSGLRVVFSGIEIAGPFAGQMFAEWGAEVIWIENVAWADTIRVQPHYPQLSRRNLRALSLNIFKDEGREAFLKLMETTDIFIEASKGPAFARRGITDELLWQHNPRLVIAHLSGFGQYGDPQYTNLPAYNTIAQAFSGYLIQNGDKDQPMPAFPYTADYFSGMTATTSALAALYKSRLTGKGESIDIAMYEVMLRMGQYFMMDYFNGAEVCPRMTKGKDPYYAGCGLYTCSDGYIVMEIVGITQIQEIFSDIGLAHLLGTPEIPEGTQLIHRVECPYGPLVEEKLDAWLGTLTIEQALARLAQLNIASAKVLTIPELETNPQYIARESITEWQTLDGNTCKGPNVMPKFKNHPGKIWRSMPTHGMDTADILQSMGYSEADIRGLVEKGLAKTQE comes from the coding sequence ATGGCCACTCATTTACCCATGCCCGAGTTTGGCCCGTTGTCCGGGCTGCGGGTTGTTTTTTCCGGAATTGAAATTGCCGGGCCGTTTGCCGGACAGATGTTTGCTGAATGGGGCGCAGAGGTTATCTGGATAGAGAACGTCGCCTGGGCCGATACCATTCGTGTTCAACCGCATTATCCGCAACTTTCACGCCGGAATTTGCGCGCCCTTTCGCTCAATATTTTCAAGGATGAAGGTCGTGAAGCCTTTCTGAAGCTGATGGAAACCACGGATATTTTCATTGAAGCCAGCAAAGGTCCGGCGTTTGCCCGCCGGGGCATCACTGACGAATTATTGTGGCAGCACAATCCGCGCCTGGTGATTGCGCATTTATCCGGCTTTGGGCAATACGGCGACCCGCAGTACACCAACCTGCCCGCCTACAACACCATTGCTCAGGCATTCAGCGGTTATCTGATTCAGAACGGCGATAAAGACCAGCCGATGCCGGCCTTCCCATACACCGCAGATTATTTTTCCGGCATGACGGCCACCACCTCGGCGCTTGCCGCGCTCTACAAATCACGCCTGACGGGGAAAGGCGAAAGTATTGATATTGCGATGTACGAAGTCATGCTGCGCATGGGCCAGTATTTCATGATGGATTATTTCAACGGCGCTGAAGTTTGCCCGCGAATGACCAAAGGCAAAGATCCGTACTACGCGGGCTGTGGGTTGTATACCTGTAGCGACGGTTACATTGTGATGGAAATCGTCGGCATCACGCAGATTCAGGAGATCTTCTCCGATATCGGACTTGCGCACCTGCTCGGGACGCCGGAAATCCCGGAAGGAACGCAGTTGATTCACCGCGTGGAATGCCCCTATGGCCCTCTGGTTGAAGAGAAGCTGGACGCCTGGCTGGGAACGCTCACCATCGAGCAGGCGCTGGCACGTCTGGCGCAGCTGAACATCGCCAGCGCCAAAGTGTTGACCATTCCTGAGCTGGAAACCAACCCGCAGTATATCGCCCGCGAATCCATCACCGAATGGCAAACCCTCGACGGCAATACCTGCAAAGGTCCGAATGTGATGCCGAAGTTCAAAAATCACCCCGGAAAGATTTGGCGAAGTATGCCCACTCATGGCATGGATACTGCCGATATTCTGCAAAGCATGGGTTACAGCGAAGCCGATATCAGGGGGCTGGTCGAAAAGGGACTGGCTAAAACTCAGGAATAG
- the caiA gene encoding crotonobetainyl-CoA dehydrogenase — MDFRLNDEQELFVAGIRELMASENWETYFAQCDKDSVYPERFVKALADMDIDSLLIPEEHGGLDAGFVTLAAVWMELGRLGAPTYVLYQLPGGFNTFLREGSQEQIDKIMAFRGTGKQMWNSAITEPGAGSDVGSLQTTYTRKNGKVYLTGSKCFITSSAYTPYVVVMARDSASPDKAVFTEWCLDMSLPGIKINKLEKLGLRMDSCCELTFDNVELDEKDMFGREGNGFNRVKEEFDHERFLVALTNYGTAMCAFEDAARYANQRVQFGETIGRFQLIQEKFAHMAIKLNSMKNMLLETAWKSDNGLITSGDAAMCKYFCANAAFEVVDSSMQVLGGVGIAGNHRITRFWRDLRVDRVSGGSDEMQILTLGRSVLKQYR; from the coding sequence ATGGATTTTAGACTCAATGATGAGCAGGAACTGTTTGTTGCTGGCATCCGTGAATTAATGGCCAGCGAAAACTGGGAAACCTATTTCGCTCAGTGCGACAAAGACAGCGTGTATCCGGAGCGCTTTGTGAAGGCGCTGGCGGATATGGATATCGATAGCCTGCTCATACCCGAAGAACACGGTGGGCTGGACGCCGGGTTTGTCACCCTTGCCGCCGTCTGGATGGAGCTTGGCCGTCTGGGTGCGCCGACCTATGTGCTTTATCAACTTCCCGGCGGGTTTAATACCTTCCTGCGTGAAGGCAGCCAGGAGCAAATTGACAAAATCATGGCGTTTCGCGGCACAGGCAAGCAGATGTGGAACTCCGCCATCACCGAACCGGGTGCCGGTTCCGATGTCGGCAGCCTGCAAACCACCTATACCCGCAAAAACGGCAAAGTTTATCTGACGGGCAGCAAGTGCTTTATCACCAGCAGCGCCTACACCCCGTACGTGGTGGTGATGGCGCGTGATTCCGCTTCCCCGGATAAAGCGGTATTCACCGAATGGTGCCTCGATATGAGTTTACCGGGCATCAAAATCAACAAGCTGGAAAAACTCGGCCTGCGCATGGATAGCTGCTGCGAACTGACCTTCGATAATGTCGAACTGGATGAAAAAGACATGTTTGGCCGCGAAGGCAACGGGTTTAACCGCGTGAAAGAAGAGTTTGACCACGAGCGTTTCCTCGTTGCCCTCACTAACTATGGCACCGCCATGTGCGCCTTTGAAGACGCGGCGCGATACGCCAATCAGCGTGTGCAGTTTGGCGAAACCATCGGGCGCTTCCAGCTGATTCAGGAAAAATTTGCCCACATGGCGATCAAGCTCAATTCGATGAAAAACATGCTTCTGGAAACCGCGTGGAAGAGCGACAACGGACTTATCACCTCGGGTGATGCCGCCATGTGCAAATACTTCTGCGCGAATGCCGCTTTTGAAGTGGTCGATTCTTCCATGCAGGTGCTGGGCGGCGTAGGGATTGCCGGAAATCACCGTATCACCCGCTTCTGGCGCGACCTGCGCGTGGACCGTGTTTCTGGCGGCTCTGATGAAATGCAGATTCTGACGCTTGGGCGTTCGGTGCTCAAACAGTATCGCTGA
- the caiT gene encoding L-carnitine/gamma-butyrobetaine antiporter, which produces MSNEKKKVGIEPKVFFPPLIIVGILCWLTVRDLGAANTVINAVFSYVTNVWGWAFEWYMVVMFGGWFWLVFGRYAKKRLGDEPPEFSTTSWVFMMFASCTSAAVLFWGSIEIYYYISSPPFGLAPYSVQAKELGLAYSLLHWGPLPWATYSFLSVAFAYFFFVRKIDVIRPSSTLVPLMGEKHANGLIGTIIDNFYLVALIFAMGTSLGLATPLVTECIQYLFGIPHTLQLDAIIITCWIILNAICVACGLQKGVKIASDVRSYLSFLILGWVFIVSGASFIMNYFTDSVGTLLMYLPRMLFYTDPIAKSGFPQGWTVFYWAWWVIYAIQMSIFLARISKGRTVRELCLGMVAGLTAATWLLWTILGSNTLQLIDQNVINIPELIKLHGVPRAIIETWAALPLKTATIWGFFILCFIATVTLINACSYTLAMSTCRSMKDGDEPPLLVRIGWSVLVGVIGIVLLALGGLKPIQTAIIAGGCPLFFVNIMVTLSFIKDAKTHWKD; this is translated from the coding sequence ATGAGCAATGAAAAGAAAAAGGTGGGAATAGAGCCAAAAGTTTTTTTCCCACCGCTAATTATCGTCGGCATTCTCTGTTGGCTTACGGTTCGCGATCTGGGTGCCGCCAATACCGTGATTAATGCTGTTTTTAGTTATGTCACGAACGTTTGGGGTTGGGCTTTCGAATGGTACATGGTCGTGATGTTCGGCGGCTGGTTCTGGCTGGTTTTTGGCCGTTATGCCAAAAAACGTCTTGGGGATGAGCCACCGGAATTCAGCACCACCAGCTGGGTTTTCATGATGTTCGCCTCCTGCACTTCCGCCGCCGTGTTGTTCTGGGGGTCGATTGAGATTTATTACTACATCTCCAGCCCGCCGTTTGGCCTCGCACCCTATTCCGTGCAGGCGAAAGAGTTAGGTCTGGCGTACAGCCTGCTGCACTGGGGGCCGCTGCCATGGGCCACGTACAGCTTCCTTTCGGTGGCCTTCGCTTACTTCTTCTTTGTGCGCAAAATCGATGTGATCCGCCCAAGTAGTACGCTTGTCCCGCTGATGGGGGAAAAACACGCCAACGGGCTTATCGGCACCATCATCGATAACTTTTATCTGGTGGCGTTAATCTTTGCGATGGGCACCAGTCTGGGACTGGCGACGCCGCTCGTGACCGAGTGTATTCAGTACCTGTTCGGCATTCCGCACACGCTGCAACTGGATGCCATCATCATCACCTGCTGGATCATTCTTAATGCCATTTGCGTGGCATGCGGCCTGCAAAAAGGGGTGAAAATCGCCAGCGACGTCCGCAGCTATCTGAGTTTCCTGATCCTCGGCTGGGTGTTTATCGTCAGCGGTGCCAGCTTCATCATGAACTACTTCACGGACTCCGTGGGTACGCTGTTGATGTATCTGCCGCGTATGCTGTTTTACACCGACCCTATCGCCAAAAGCGGATTCCCACAGGGGTGGACCGTTTTCTACTGGGCCTGGTGGGTGATTTACGCCATCCAGATGAGCATCTTCCTTGCGCGTATTTCTAAAGGCCGCACCGTGCGCGAACTGTGCCTCGGCATGGTCGCCGGACTGACCGCTGCGACCTGGCTACTGTGGACCATTCTTGGCAGCAACACCTTACAGTTAATCGATCAGAACGTGATCAACATTCCTGAGCTTATCAAGCTGCACGGCGTGCCGCGCGCCATCATCGAAACATGGGCCGCGCTGCCGCTCAAAACCGCCACTATCTGGGGATTCTTCATTCTCTGCTTTATCGCCACCGTCACGCTCATCAATGCCTGCTCTTACACCCTCGCGATGTCGACCTGTCGCTCGATGAAAGACGGTGACGAACCGCCATTGCTGGTGCGTATCGGCTGGTCGGTGCTGGTGGGTGTGATTGGCATCGTGCTGCTGGCACTCGGCGGGCTAAAACCCATACAGACGGCGATTATCGCCGGGGGTTGTCCGCTGTTCTTCGTCAACATTATGGTCACGCTTTCGTTTATCAAAGACGCAAAAACGCACTGGAAAGACTAA
- the fixA gene encoding putative electron transfer flavoprotein FixA, producing MKIITCYKSVPDEQDITVNPGNGSLDLSRAECKISQYDLNAIEAAVQLREQVADAQIIALSVGGNALNNVKGRKDVLSRGPDELVVVIDEQLEHALPHQTAATLAAAANKQGFDLILCGDGSADLYAQQVGLLLGEVLRVPALNGIKKILSLCADTVVVERELEDETETLAIPLPAVLCVTTDINTPQIPSMKAILNAAKKPVQVWMASDVGCGEVTALSEQRIAAPKQKERLRVIIEGDGEEQIAALAGHLRKIIQ from the coding sequence ATGAAGATTATTACATGCTACAAAAGCGTGCCCGATGAGCAGGATATTACGGTCAACCCTGGCAATGGTTCATTAGATTTATCTCGCGCCGAATGCAAAATCAGCCAGTACGATCTCAATGCCATTGAAGCCGCTGTTCAACTCAGAGAACAGGTCGCGGATGCACAAATTATTGCCCTGAGCGTGGGTGGAAATGCCCTTAACAATGTGAAAGGGCGCAAAGATGTGCTTTCACGCGGGCCTGATGAGCTGGTGGTGGTGATTGATGAGCAACTGGAACACGCTTTGCCGCATCAGACGGCAGCGACGCTGGCTGCGGCTGCCAATAAACAAGGGTTTGACCTGATCCTGTGCGGTGATGGTTCGGCCGATCTTTATGCTCAGCAGGTGGGTCTGTTGCTGGGCGAGGTCTTGCGCGTCCCGGCGCTCAACGGGATAAAAAAAATCCTCTCTCTGTGTGCCGATACGGTTGTCGTTGAACGCGAACTTGAAGATGAAACCGAAACCCTGGCGATACCGCTGCCTGCGGTGCTCTGCGTGACCACTGATATCAACACCCCGCAAATTCCCTCTATGAAAGCCATCTTAAATGCCGCGAAAAAGCCGGTTCAGGTGTGGATGGCGTCAGATGTGGGCTGCGGGGAAGTCACCGCCTTGTCTGAGCAGCGTATTGCTGCGCCAAAACAAAAAGAACGTTTGCGCGTCATCATCGAAGGAGATGGTGAGGAACAGATCGCGGCACTTGCCGGGCATTTACGCAAAATTATCCAGTAA
- a CDS encoding FAD-binding protein — translation MSKFSNVWVFSDTVSRLPELMSGAQALGENIQVFTVDAQQSAAAFQLGANQVWQLQGKPDDRIVEDYADTLVQTLKSQSQSGLVLLPNSRRGKLLSARLGARLEAAVVNDVSSAEFADGALVAKHMVYGGLAFGDETLHSPFCVLTLSSGTFEAAKSDSARSGTAQAVQWLAPEKTIVRGETRKRESHAVCLDKARLVVSVGRGIGSKENIPLASALCEAIGAELACSRPVAENEKWMEHERYVGISNLILKPELYLAVGISGQIQHMVGANGAQTIVAINKDKNAPIFQYADYGIVGDLCTILPTLTRLLAH, via the coding sequence ATGAGCAAGTTTTCAAACGTTTGGGTGTTCAGCGATACCGTGTCCCGCCTGCCGGAACTGATGAGCGGTGCGCAGGCATTGGGGGAGAATATTCAGGTATTCACTGTTGATGCTCAACAGAGCGCGGCGGCGTTTCAACTGGGGGCAAACCAGGTCTGGCAACTGCAAGGCAAGCCGGACGATCGCATTGTCGAAGATTATGCGGATACGCTGGTGCAGACGCTGAAAAGCCAGAGTCAAAGCGGGCTGGTCCTGCTACCTAACAGCCGTCGCGGCAAATTACTCTCGGCAAGACTGGGCGCGCGTCTTGAGGCTGCTGTGGTGAATGATGTCAGCTCGGCTGAGTTTGCCGACGGCGCGTTAGTGGCAAAACATATGGTTTACGGCGGACTTGCGTTTGGTGACGAAACGCTGCATTCGCCTTTCTGCGTGCTGACACTCAGTAGCGGCACTTTCGAGGCGGCGAAGTCTGACAGTGCAAGAAGCGGCACGGCGCAAGCGGTCCAATGGCTGGCTCCTGAAAAAACCATTGTCCGGGGTGAAACCCGCAAGCGTGAAAGTCATGCGGTGTGTCTGGATAAAGCCCGGCTGGTGGTGAGCGTCGGGCGCGGAATTGGCAGCAAAGAGAATATTCCGCTGGCGAGCGCCTTGTGCGAGGCAATTGGCGCTGAGTTGGCCTGTTCGCGGCCGGTCGCAGAAAACGAAAAGTGGATGGAACATGAACGTTATGTCGGCATCTCCAATCTGATCCTCAAACCTGAACTTTACCTTGCCGTGGGGATCTCCGGCCAAATCCAGCACATGGTTGGAGCCAATGGCGCTCAGACTATTGTGGCGATCAATAAAGACAAAAATGCCCCGATCTTCCAGTACGCGGATTACGGCATTGTGGGCGATTTGTGCACCATTCTTCCTACGCTGACACGTCTGTTAGCCCATTAA